One stretch of Pseudomonas fluorescens Q2-87 DNA includes these proteins:
- a CDS encoding CsiV family protein, translating into MRLFRSLTLLMTLVAPLAFADDLYQVEMILVRQNAEPTIISRAAPEDWDAGAQRLGSDSQRTPALGNIVEKLNASGQYTVLMHKAWQQNLGEQSRKIAVSDGAEQFGQFPIEGTLDLKLGRFTDVDADFWINQIDANGLVTASERLKQQSHTKNGQLNFLDNGHLGLLIKITSLTAPAPRQAPDVIPD; encoded by the coding sequence CGACGACCTGTATCAGGTTGAAATGATCCTGGTCCGGCAGAATGCGGAGCCGACGATTATCAGCCGCGCCGCGCCGGAAGACTGGGACGCCGGCGCACAGCGCCTGGGCTCGGACAGCCAGCGCACGCCAGCACTGGGCAATATCGTCGAAAAACTCAACGCCAGTGGCCAATACACCGTATTGATGCACAAGGCGTGGCAGCAGAACCTGGGCGAACAGAGCCGTAAAATCGCCGTCAGCGATGGCGCCGAACAGTTCGGGCAGTTTCCCATCGAGGGCACTCTGGATTTGAAACTCGGCCGTTTCACCGACGTAGACGCCGATTTCTGGATCAACCAGATCGATGCCAACGGCCTGGTCACCGCCAGCGAACGCCTCAAGCAGCAGAGCCACACCAAGAACGGCCAGTTGAATTTCCTCGATAACGGCCACCTCGGCCTGCTGATCAAGATCACCTCCCTGACCGCGCCCGCGCCACGGCAGGCACCTGACGTCATTCCGGACTGA